The Musa acuminata AAA Group cultivar baxijiao chromosome BXJ1-8, Cavendish_Baxijiao_AAA, whole genome shotgun sequence genomic sequence CGATTAGATTTAGgatttaaaaatatgaaatcataatcGAACCCAAATTCCTTAAATTGACATAAGAATTCCTTAAATTTATACATGCTTAAACTACTGACCCAATATACTTAAAACTTAAAAACAATAGTAATAAACTCAATTTTCAAGTCATATAAATCGATTCAATTCTTCTCTTACAATTTATAATTATCACATTGCAACTCAACACCACCACATATCAATCTAAACCTAACCCTAGTTAAACAATGTTGGTCATTGTCCTACCTAAAATCATTCCCAAAAGTGATAAGGGGTTGCAACCCACATCGAAATAAACTATCGTGTTAGTTTGGTCAACTTCTCCTATTGGATGTACTTATCATGTCTCTCATGACGAGCATATGATAACTGTACAACTTATAATTTCTTTAGGGCAATGATGAACAACACCACATTTCTGGAATATCTAAATGATTAGTAATGCCATTGTTTCCTTGCTGGCCCTTTGCTGTGCACTCTCATTATCTCATTGTGGTTGGTAAACCAGTGGGCCAATAATTTCTATGTTgcttattaattgattgtcaacTAAGCTACTGAGTGACTCATTATTCATTAATTTACAGATAAAAAAATTCTCACAACTCCTGATAGAATATCACTATAAAAAGAGTAGGATTTTTTGGTATGGATATAGCAAAATAAAAATCAagcaaaattaaatttttctCGAGTAATTTTATTCTCTAGACATAGTCGATGAAATCTTTTTGAtgcttaaattaatatatatgtgATATGAGAAATTTATCGGTGTATAATTTTATACTTGTGATGATCATATTATAGGGCTATGGTATATGTTcaacaaatatttatttattttattagattTACAGTTTGATGTAATATGATAAATGTTAGTAGTCTATTTTTCATCTAAAAGATCAGAATTTGAGTTACAGAAATAATTTCTTtaagtatttaaaaaataaaataatatatatattaattatttctaaatTAACGATAGCCTTATGCACATATGAATgttaagataataataataataataataattattattattattattattattattgtcgtcgtcgtcgtcgtcgtcgtcagtaGTATTGTTGTTGTTAGTATTTATTTAATGCCACATGACGTTGGCTACGGCTACTCCAAGAACAGGTCAGCATCTGCTCTCGTTGACCACGACTCCCCTTCTCCAATGGCGGACTGCGAAGGACTGGCGGCCTGAACCAAGGTGAATGAGGCCGGGGGAGGACAAAGGAGGGAtgagcaaagaagaagaagaagaagaggaggaggaggtggaagagAAGTCGAAGAAGAAGACTAAGGATAAGGATCGCTCTGCGATAAGGTCGGCCGTCGAGGAGCTCTCCCTGGTCGAGCATCAGGGGAAAGCTTCTACCTTGGCCTTTCTCGCCGTCTCCAACCTGCTCTTGCAATTCCTTGGTACGCatcttctttctctctccctctctctctctcgtctctcCTCTTCTCTAGGGATTCTCATGTAGAACTACACAGCCAGGAAGATTTAGCTTCTTTGCCATCTAATCATCGTCTCTTCCTTCCCAATTTAGTGGTTTCGGTTCATCGAGTAAATGACCTACGGATATCCATGGATAGATTTGAAAGGCCGTGATTTCTGAAACATCTACCATCACCTAATTGGATATACCGAATCTATAGCTCCTGCAAtatgcttttatggaactgagaaCATGTAAAGAGTGAATTCGAACGGTTGTGTGAATCGATGGATTACTGGTGTGCGTGCAGATAAGATTGGACCGACCGTGGCCGTCCTGAGGCACGACATCCGGCGGAATATCGAGGTAAATCCATACCATTGTTTTACTTTTCTCCCTACTCTGCAACCTTTCGAGTCTCTAGTGTTTTCCAAATTGTTGTAAGATTGTGCCTTTTCCCTCTCCTTAGTGCGCAGGACATGTGTTCGACACAATGTGGTTAACACCTCGTTCATAAGCTTGTGGTTTGGATTGAGAAGTAAGGCATATACGGGTCCAATTTATTGCTAATGCGAACATAATCAATTAACTCTTCCAATTCACTGGCTAGCAGACACCTTTTCTTTTTCACCTCAGAGATATAAGTCTTTCCTTGTTTTCATTCTGAAGGATGTGAAAACTAGGAAATGTgcaggttttaatccgttagaaggGTGCTTGTCAGCCTTATTTACCTGCTAAATGGAAGAACGTTTTTGGCTTTGAGATGAGAATAAGATCTAAGTCATACGACAAACAAATTGAGAACAAAAATGTCATATGGTGGTCGGATCTTTTATTAGCGGTCCAAGGCCGATGTAATTTATCGCTGATGTGTAGTCTCATCTGCTCCTGTTCGACACCTTTGTCCAATTTGAAACATCAATATCCTTCTTTCTCTGGGACCATTTGATGCTTGTGTCTTCCACACAGTACCAACCTAGAGTCACCAAAATAATACAATGACCACCAGAGGGTGACAGCAACCTCATCCCAACCAAACAGGATCTGCTGCAAGGAATCTGGGAACTGAGTTCCTTGAAACTTCAACATCCTCATGCCATGTGTTCTTTGTCAGTACCACATACAGCAAACTGGATAATTTCATTATTTTCTAACATGTCCTTCTAGGATTAGTGATGAGCGTTAATTATCAACTCTGATCCATAAAGTCTGATGTGCTTATTATATACGGCAATACCTCATGTTGTACATGGTTTACAAGCTCAATCATCATTTCACAATTTTTGTCATTGTTAGGCCTTGGTATTCTAAGTACTGCAAGTTACTTTTATAACATCAAGTAAAATATGCTTTAAAGTCATGAAGCACACAACCtatactaatttttttttcttgaatagtTAAATTCCAAAGAAAGCCATTTCACTAACATAATCAAACCACAGATATCGAATATTattagaaacaaaagaaaaatgtTCATATTGCACCACATAAGTGGCATTTAGTATATGTGTCAGCATGACACTAATTTGCTAGGATGCAGCAATTGCCTACATGACCATGTTAATGTGCCAAGAATTGCTACTTCTATAGAGATTGGAAGATGTATACGTTTTGGACGCATCGGGTTACTCAAGTTTGGTAGATATAATCAAGAAAGAGGTGAGCGAGGGAACTGCAAGGAAGTCTGATAGCTGTACAAGAGCTACATTATGGCTTACTAGGTACAAGGTTGACGACCTTTCCAATGCTTTCTTCTTTCCTGCTTATGCCTGTCCATGGAATTTCAACACTCATTTCTGTATATCATTTGATGTTTTTTCGCATTTTTCACGAGTGCACTATGATCTCTCAGAAATTCCATGAACACTTTTTCTGGAGAAATTAAAAGAGTGTGCTCTTCTGTCCTCCAAAATTCATATTTCTCCTTGGATTTATTAGTATGAATCTACTAACTATAGCTCAATGTCTCGATGCAATATGACACTATATAGATATTATATTCATAAACATTATACTAGTTGTAAAACTTATGGTGTTCATTTTCTACTTCTATTTCTATAAATGTATTCTGAATTTCAAACATTGTACATATGGCTCTAGATATTGCATATCTGATTAAATCACCACAATAAATTATTCACTTGAAAATTTATGTGCCTATAATTGATACTGTGGATACATGTTCTTAATCATTATTACATCAATATCATGATAAATAACATATATTTTGGTTTCATATGCTATGATATATAATGTAAATATCATGTTTTTCATTGTGGTATTTACAACTTAAACATGATACACTCTGTGATgagtatgttaattcttttataaTGTGATATGTTTGTACGATGATACATAATATATATTGGTTTCATATACTATATATAGAATGCAAGTAATACGCTTCTTAACACAGCACGTATAGGTAAAAGCTTGATATGCATTGCAATGATTGTGATGGCAATGATGATAGGTTTGATATATTTGTAAAGGGTATGATGCCACTAGCTAGAGGTGATTGTCAAAATGACGGTGCTAGTGGAGATGACAAAGTGATTTGGTGATATTGATGAGAAGTGTGTGGTAGCCATGACATATGAGGTGGTATTAGAAATGACATCATCGTGAGAGGCAAGTCAATGTCAAGAGCAGTAGTAAAGGTGATGATGAGAATGATGCTAGTGTGAGAAACTCATAGGACGATTTGTAATGATGATCGTCTATGATGAGGAGGCAGCATACAAGCCAAGGAGGTGGTGCTAATAGTGTCATTGTGGTAAAAAAAGATGACAAAATGGGAAAAAGAAGGCGACAAATATATTTTCCATAtaacaggttttttttttttacaaaaccttCTCTACCTTTTGATTGATGGTTTCAAATCCCACTAGTCCTTTTAAAACCACAGGTGTTGATATCCATTTATAGTTTCATATTATAGAATCCAAAGGCAATTTACTTTTTAGAGGACATGAGACATGTACCTGCAATTTCTCCAACAGCACAATTGTGGCATTTCTGAAAGATAATGACACCTTCATGCAAAttgttcaatttttttatttctgttgGTAACAGCTTTCTGGTTTTCTATATGAAAAacttttaataaatatattatcataattctttTGCCTTTGTTAAGCCATTATGTTCTCTAGCAAATCCATGTGCCATCCTGTCAACTAGTGTATTGTTGTTATATTGCTGGTGCCTCTCATACTTCAGATGTTTTTTATATCAGGTCCATGGATTTTAGTGTTGCACTACTAGAGATACTAAATAAGGATTCTGAATTGAGTCTTCAACAAGTTGTTGAAGAAGCATATAAGACTACACTAAAACCATGGCATGGTTGGATCTCATCTGCTGCTTACAAGGTAGTGAATGTATCCATTTGATGTCTAAAGTTTTCTCTTGTTGCTAGAATGCACTTTTAAATACTCTACTGTGATCCTTGTCTTTGTGGTATATAATAGAGGGAGTAATTGCACTGTTGGCCTCAGCATTACACCTTGATATTTAATACTATATATCTTTTTGTCAATTTTATCCATATACTGATTATATATTAACCAAGTTGGTCCTTTCATCATAGATTTGCCCATATGGTTAATGTCGTTGTTTGGCCAGATTAAAATACGCCATCACATCTTTCTTCTCTTCCCATCCTCCTCTTCTAACTTCTCCTAGTAATTTTTTCCCTCATTTGCCACCACCAAACTCAAGCACCTGACCCACAAAAAGAACAGCAAAGCAAAAAGGGATGAGAGAGGGGTCCATACCACCTCATTGTTTTCAGATAAGGTTCATGAGTGATGTTTAATAGTTATTCATTTGTTTTCCTTTGTAACACGAAACAGACTCTGCAGAAGCATGCTAAAAGAAAATTCTTATCAGTATATTTAAGTTTTTATTTGCAAAGACAATTCTATAGAAAAATTCTGTTTGAGAAATATTTTGGCGCTGTGTCAAGCGAACTCATGAAGCTTAAAGGGAGCAAACAACATATTAGTGTGTTCTTTTCGGCAGATCAGTTTGTTTTCATTAAGCCCAATATACTTAGGTGCAACTTAGCGTCAATTCATAAGTACAAAGCCCTCTTAACTCCAGAATGCAGATTTTGTCAATGAAGTTCCAAAATGTTGTGTTTAAAACTGCTCTCGGAGTAGGTTGTCTGGAATTTGGGATTGTGTGTTTGTTCTTCTTTGATCAAAGTTGAGCAGAAAAGGAAATGAAAAATTATCTGATCAACAGGTAGCTTTGAAGCTCATCCCAGAGAAGAAACTATTCATCAGCTTGCTAATGGGTAAGGGGCAAGATCAGACCATGTTGAAGCCCGATATCCAGAACCTGGTCTCATTAGTTCAGCCTCTTCTAACTGATATCCATGCCAACTTGGTTAGTATGCTTCTTTTTCTATTGGATAATTCTTTTCGGTAACCACCAGTGAGTTTATTAATAAGCTGATTGTAATGCCTTTTCATTCTTGAAAATACAGAAAAAGCTTCGGCTCGACAGATTGAAGTCTACCTAAAACATGAAATCCATCTCGATCAATCTTCGTGTACATTCTCCAACTTTTTCTTGTAATTATCTCTGAAtccctttttttctcttgttcTGTATATTTAAATCAGTTTCAGTTTTCTTGATAGTCATGCAACCTCATCTGCAACCAGGAATCATGTGATGTTACTTAAATGGCAGAAAAGCATATCTGTTTTAGCAACTATCATATTGTGCAATGTATATCCTGCGtaagaaatttgtttttcttgatcattgtgattttttttaatgGACAAATAATTCTGACAAAGTTATCTTAAGCCAAGAATTGGATTTACAGGTAGAAAATCTGCGGATGACCATTGGATTCTTCCTCGATTTGTGATCCTAATCTTTTTTGTTGTGTAATTATGGATGAGAACACGTAACTATGGGAACGTAGCGTAGTAGATTTAGTGCATGCATACTCATCCAGCTCGAGAACAACAGTGTCATAGTGCCCTTATAAGTCTTGGAGAGGACGTAGCTGCGGGCCATGCAGAACGGCTCGCTCCCTCCCACCACCGGCAGCTCCGCCGCATCAGGGAGCTTCGGGTAGATGGAGGAGACGGCAAGCGCGCCGCCGTTGTACTTCCCCTCGGCGAACACCAGGCTCGCTGTCACCATGGGAGGCCACGACGTGGGAGCCCCGAGCGCGTCCGACGAGCTTCGACGTGAGGCCCGGCCATCGGGCCAGCCGATCATCGACGACGATGGTGTTCCCGTAGTAAGACTTCGGTTTCGATTTCGGTTCATATTTTCGATTCATTTGAAGTATTTACTGTATTAATTACTGTCTCATAAAACccatttgttttaattttttaaagtcaATTTGGGTTCTCATTTCGTTGCAGAAACCCAAACCGAACCATTGGATTTGGttccgatttgatttgaaattgCTAAACTATCGATTCATTTTGGTTTCGGTTCAGGACCGGTTCGGTCCAAACCTAATAAGGTAGCCCAATAAGCCTTTTCCCGTTCTCAGTGGCAATCTCGTGATTCGAGCGCCAGAAAACCCTCCGTCGATTCCGTTCGCCTGTGACCATCCTCAGTGGCAATCTTGTAATACGATGGCCATCAACCCTAGGTTGATTCCGTTCGCGCACCTATATAACCCCGAGATAGCGGCGACGCCTGCTCTTCTCTGTCGTCACATCGCGTCGCAACTCGAGCCCTTCCAAGATGTCGAAGCGAGGTGTGACTCCCATCTCCGTTTGGATTGCTATTGATTCTTTTGTTGCTTCTGCGATCCGGCTTCTATTCGAGAACCAGTCGAGATCCAAGGTTTAGGGTTTTATGTGGTGTTGTTTGATCGGGATTTGCTTCGGCGGGGAACAAGTTCCGGATGTCGCTGGGTCTGCCGGTGGCGGCTACGGTTAACTGCGCCGATAACACGGGGGCGAAGAACCTTTGCATCATCTCCGTGAAGGGCATCAAGGGCCATCTTAACCGCCTTCCCTCCGCTTGCGTCGGGGACATGGTCATGGCCACCGTAAAAAAGGGCAAGCCCGACCTGCGGAAGAAGGTCATGCCCGCCGTCATCGTCCGCCAACGCAAGCCATGGCGCCGAAAGGACGGCGTCTACATGTATTTTGAAGGTTTGTTGAATGGCTTCCATTTGCAAGTTCTTTATattgttttctaatttggttgtgAGCCTTTTAATGCTTTCGTTACAACTTTGCCGATGACGTGTTCTTTATGATTACATCCGGCAAGATAGATAGCTTCGAACTGTAGTATATAGAAATTCCTTTATCTTGTCAGGTTAATTGATGAAGATGTTTGAGATAATATTGACATGATATAAATGTTGGTGATAATCTTCTACATagttgatttacttgatcaatatcATTCTATATCCTATATAGTAGGTTTACCTGATCAATTTATTACAAGCTTGCAAAAATTGTTATGAATttgagatgaaaattttattatctttatatGTGACTGTAGGATGAGTGTGAAATTTCATCGCTTTTAACTGTCCATATATTCATTTTGTTAGAGGAAAATAAATGTTTACCGGTTTTGGTTTTCCTAGAGTAAAAAGAGCTGTTTACATTCTGGGAGAGCGACACTCAGCTGTATCAAGACTTAATATGGTTTAAATCTGAAAGTGCTAATGGTTTGCTCAGGCTCCATTCTGCAAAAAGATCTGAACCCATTTCAGATTGTATCAGATAATCTGGAATATAGTGTTGTTGAAAAGTCTAGGTGCTTTAAAATTGCTAGGTATCATGCATGTCCAAATTATGGTCTCCTTAGATTTTCACAGAGGAGCTCAGAAGTGATACCTCTTTAAGGTGATTCTGGAGTGCTTCACATTTAGTTGGATGACCACACTGGTCTTCAGAAGTAGGTATCTGGTCTTTTTGTGGTTTTAGCTTTTGGTTTTCTGCCCATCACACTCTCCCCCCTGATATTTTTGGGGTCTTGGTCTGAACTGTTCCACTATTCAGTATGGTGTTTGTTTGTCCTTCCATTTCCTTGAATGCTTATCTATATTTATCTGCAATATTTTTGTCATCTAGTCACTAACATTGTTTATGTATATCATATGCTTTTAGTATCTAGTCATTTACCATTTGCTGGTTTTGTGTTGGAAGCCTTTTTCTACAACTGTGATGATAATtcagggtctgtcgtaccgaacCGTACCGCCTGGTACAGGCGGTATATATCGGTTCGAgagtactgtagtactgtagcactatagcagtactgcagtactcggtacacttggtgtaccgctcggtataccgtaccgtactggtaccgagcccagatcaaaataccggtacggtatgatattgcgaaccttggatgCTATATTTGCAAATATCATAATCTACTAGTTTTGAGAGAAGATCATTTCATTATGTGATGGGTTTATCACTTTGAATCTCATAGTGCAAACATATTGCTTTTCTTAATATTCTAGGTGCAAAGCACGAACTTCAGAGtatcttttgtttttttgtcaGAAATGCCCATTGTTCCCTTTTATACTTCCAGCCATCTAATGCTTTGACCTTCCATATTATACAGATAATGCTGGAGTGATTGTTAATCCCAAAGGTGAAATGAAAGGTATGTTTGATGAAGCACAGATAATCTTTTCACTCCAAAAGATGAAAAAGCTTAATTCCTTAATGATATAATAAGCCAAGTGAAATCTTAAATTTTGGCAAAATGTCTTGCTTACTGTACCACAACTTTATTGCCATGAAACAATCGATACTTTTTTAGTCAAAACATGCTATTACCATAACATATTTTCCTTTCACGGTCTATTTCAGTTCTTGTTGTTTTGAGGGCTTGAACTTAATAGTATTCTGTTAATTGTCATATTTGCTGCAGGATCTGCTATCACTGGACCCATCGGGAAGGAATGTGCAGATCTGTGGCCGAGGATGCTTGAGATCAACAGCCGAGGTTTTGGATTATGATTATATGTTTCAAGAGATAGGTATCATGTTGTCTTATTTGGTTACTGGTTAGCTGATGTTTACTAGGTGTTCAACTTTATGGATCTGATGTTCAGCTGTTGCTCAGCATTTTAATTCTACTTGATCTATTTATGATGTGCTTCAGAAAGAAACTGAGAAATTATTGATGTTCTAATCTTATGGAAGTGACAGAAATGATAGGTTGAACTGTGATGGGAACTGAAATACCAGAATAATAAAGTTtaatttgatatattttgtttATGTACTAGGACATCAGAGTAAGAATGGTTGCACATTTGGTTTATGGCTCTTCAATGATCAAAATCAGGATTAACTGTGATTTAAGATTGCGATCAAGATTAAGGTTGgctaattttctcttttttttaatctttatgttCTTGCTAGTTGAGTAAATCTGAAATTGTTTATTGGTTTTTAAAGGATGTTATTTTAGTTTTAAATTTGAGAGCATATTATTGTACATTGGAAAATCTCAAGGAAATGAGGGTGAAATTACCTTGATCCCAGTATTGTGAATCACTGATTCCCCTCATTATTTGACACTTTTTGTTTTAAAGAAAAGGATGTATTAATTTAATAGCAAAAGCATACAAACTTGTCGGAGGCAAATTCTCTCTCCAGAAAACTTGGGAATTGTGAAGTTATGTCACGCCCCTCGTTAAGCAATCAAATTTTGAGCTGCCATTTACAAATATATAATCTTTTGGTTGATATTAAAATTTGGTACCAGGTTAGTTTGCACTGGACATTACTCTAGAAAACAGATGGATCATTCTTATAATAATCTGGGATTATGATCTTCAGTACCTTTTTTCCGAAAATTTTCTCTTATTAAATTGACAAAATGCTTCTCTTTAACTTCTTTTATATTTTATGTTGCAGTATTAGATAGTCATGTAAAGCAGACTGTTAATTCtagtgatctttttttttttgtgaatagaTTGTTAATTTTAGTCACTTGTTGACAAACCTATAAATGTCTTCTATGACTTGAAAATTTAGAAATTCTCTATTATTGAGTGGTTGTATATTTGTCTATGAGGTGAACATGACCAATTTCTTCTTTCCATAGAAGTATCCAAAGCTGCCACAAAACAATCAAGTGTATTTGTTGACACATTAATCTTTGTTCTCTTATTTAATACACTATGCATGCTAATAGTATCTGCTAAGGTCTTTTAGTTTTCTTTCCCTGTTGTGTAGAGTGGCTACTGCATTTTGcaatttctttctattttctcTATCATCCTTTTCATTTCTAATTGTGCATACGATTAATTAGTTCGCAAATATTCTCATTTTCCTcgtaaaaagaggaaaaaaaaaggctGCTAAGCCCAGTGCATAAAATAAGTGATGCCCACTGGAACATGATAAGATAAAAAATGTTCAATTATTAGCTAATTTAAAgtaagtgataaaaaaaatcgACTTGTAGGAAGGCTCAAGTATTTTTTTTTCCCTAAAGAGATCTAAGCACCTGTTAACTTTGAAGTACTCAAATGTTTTTTTCACGTTATATGTTTATCTCCTGGCCATCATTTATATTTGCAAGTGCCATAGTAAATATtcatgtgtgtgtttgtgtgtttcaTGATACGTTAAAATGGATGGAATTTTAACATCCTACATGAGAATCATGTGTTGCATCATTCTAGTACGTGTCATCAGCGTCATTGAAATCTTATCCATGGTTTACGGAACAGTTTTGGATGAACTATTCGACTTTGCGTACTGGTGATACTTGCTCTATTTTCCACTTTCTCAAGCTCAGTGAGTAGCTGTCATGCATGTTCTTTTTGTATGCTAGGTAAAGTATATATTCCTTTTACCATCAAATATAACAGCTGCATACTAGCAAGATTTTTAGCACCTCCACTTGGCATGTTCTTTTCCGTTCCTAAGAGCTCAGCTGGTAACCTTTGCAGGAGAATAGAACCTGCCAAGTGAAGACATCTTACTTGACAACTCTCGTTCTTCAGCAAAATCTGTACTCACAGGTTTGGTTATCTCACTTGTCGTCTTCATACTAAATTTTCTCTACTCTATGATgatcagagagagagaaagagttgtgTGGTGATCCAACTGGGTCCATTGATCTAGAGTGTGCTTTGATGGATCTGAAAGAAGTCCTGTCCGTGATCTCATTCCAAAGTCAATCTCTTTTACTTTCACCAGATGATGACATGAGGATCCCAACAAAGACCTGACAGCCCAGGTGGAATGGACAATCCACCTGACAGAGTCCATCTTGCAGGATCTTGGCATTTGAAAGCCTGACAGAAAGTACTGAGAGCAGATTTAGATCTCTGCTGTTGGGTCTTTCTTTTTAGGTGGGGCATCCAGGAAAAGAGTGCTTTGGTGGACCTCAGCATGTCATCACAATTGAATAGAAATGCTTATCATAAAGTGAAAAAGGAAGTCTCAAATACATAGGCTACCATTAAACTTGCAAGTGCAGGACAAATCTTGATTCAGATAAAAGCTTTCCCCCATCTATTTGTCGGCCACTTTGTTGGTGTTGCAATGCCTTCCTCAATTGGCTCCCTTTGTCATACTAGCTTGCCCTAGGTTAATGATAGTTGCTGCAATATACATGTATTTAACCTAATTATGCTCCATTACATTGGTGACACGTCTCACACCTACTGAGTGAGATCTTGGGAGATCCTATTGAGACTGTGCCACACAAATCTCTCATGAAAGGCACATTGTCCATCAGTTAATGTCTGATTTTTCCATTATTTAACGACTACGATCACTGTAGAAACTGTTCTATTGATGTGATGGGATCTACACTTTTGAGCCATATTGATTTGTGTGAGTGAGCATATCACAGAGAAAGTTTTTTAGAATGATTTGGGAACAGATGCATTACTATTAAAGTAAGTCATGCGATTTTGTCTTTACAGAATTAAAAATCAATTGTCCAGCATCTTCTTTTCAGTAGTTTCTTAAAAACCACAATATCATGATATGTAGTGAGGATTTTGGTGCCCCTCCACAGAAGACAAATAAACTACAAGTATATTATTATCACAATAAGTTGTTGTTGTCAAACAAATTTCTGATGTGGTTGATGAAAAAAACTAGACAAAATAAATCTCATAGAACCACAAATTTAGGGTACTAAACTTTCCTATTGAGCTTTGGCTACTGGGAAGTAGTGGTCAATAGATGGTACTTGGGAGTTGTCCAATCCTAATCGGTTGGCTGGTTTGGATGAGAACTGGTACTCGTCAAAGAGGAAGCAAATCGATTGATGGGTCAAACTTAAGAGTTAGGGTGCTGCTGCATAACTTATCCTTGAAAGAACAAAGAACTAGCTTGCTGTTTTGGACTAACACACTTCTGTCAATGCACATAATGTTCTAGAAAAGCAAACAGTAGTGGAGAACATACTCGATAGgataaaatatgatgatgatgatgatgatgttgcaaCAGTACAAGATAGGCATAGTTAATCTGTATGGCCTAAG encodes the following:
- the LOC103995948 gene encoding glycolipid transfer protein 3 isoform X1, which gives rise to MRPGEDKGGMSKEEEEEEEEEVEEKSKKKTKDKDRSAIRSAVEELSLVEHQGKASTLAFLAVSNLLLQFLDKIGPTVAVLRHDIRRNIERLEDVYVLDASGYSSLVDIIKKEVSEGTARKSDSCTRATLWLTRSMDFSVALLEILNKDSELSLQQVVEEAYKTTLKPWHGWISSAAYKVALKLIPEKKLFISLLMGKGQDQTMLKPDIQNLVSLVQPLLTDIHANLKKLRLDRLKST
- the LOC103995948 gene encoding glycolipid transfer protein 3 isoform X2; its protein translation is MRPGEDKGGMSKEEEEEEEEEVEEKSKKKTKDKDRSAIRSAVEELSLVEHQGKASTLAFLAVSNLLLQFLDKIGPTVAVLRHDIRRNIERLEDVYVLDASGYSSLVDIIKKEVSEGTARKSDSCTRATLWLTRYKVALKLIPEKKLFISLLMGKGQDQTMLKPDIQNLVSLVQPLLTDIHANLKKLRLDRLKST
- the LOC135588519 gene encoding large ribosomal subunit protein uL14x/uL14z/uL14y-like, yielding MSLGLPVAATVNCADNTGAKNLCIISVKGIKGHLNRLPSACVGDMVMATVKKGKPDLRKKVMPAVIVRQRKPWRRKDGVYMYFEDNAGVIVNPKGEMKGSAITGPIGKECADLWPRMLEINSRGFGL